TTGTCCGCTTTTTCCAGCTGGGTAACCCGCGTATCGAGCTCTTCTCTAATGGACTCGAGGGCGCCCTCGAGCTTATCACGACGCGTGATGAATTGATTAGCAGGATAGATTTGAAAAGAGTCTATAGGATCGGAGTACTCGCCTGTTTCCGGGTCGAATTCTTGGATAGACTCGATGGTGTCTCCCCAAAACTCGATACGCACGGCAGTTTCCATGTATGCCGGCATGACATCCACGATCTCTCCGCGGACCCGGAAATTACCCCGAATAAGAGCAGCGTCATTACGCACGTAAAGGTTTTCGACCAGACGCTCCAAAAAATGGTCACGACGTAGCGTTTCGCCCCGTTTGAGCGGAATCATGAGATCAGTGAAATCCTCCGGCGAACCCAACCCATAGATGCAAGAGACGCTGGCAACCACGATGACATCTTTTCTGCTAATCAGAGAACTGGTTGCTGAGATGCGTAGACGGTCGATTTCCTCGTTTACGGAAGCATCCTTTTCGATATAAGTATCTGTTTGCGGGATGTAGGCCTCCGGCTGATAGTAGTCATAGTAACTGACGAAGTATTCTACGGCGTTATCCGGGAAAAATGTTTTAAACTCTGAATAAAGCTGGGCCGCGAGTGTTTTATTATGAGAAATAATTAACGTAGGACGCTGGAGACGCTGGATGACATTAGCCATTGTAAACGTTTTGCCAGAACCCGTCACACCGAGAAGCGTTTGATATTTATTGCCCAGACGGATAGACTGCGTCAACGCCTCAATGGCTTGAGGCTGGTCGCCCTTGGGCTCAAATTCTGAAGAGAGCCGGAATGGAACATTCTTTAGCATACTTCAGGAAGGGAGTTGGCTTGTATCCTAAAGATGGATACTGAGAGGTCGTTCCTTTTTATAGATTTCCGTCTCACCCTCGCTTTTGCCGATAACGACCGCGCCAACGCTATCACTAAAGATATTGACGACACTACGGCACATATCGAGGATACGGTCTACCACGAGCACGATGCCCACGTATTCAAACGGTAAGCCGACGACACCCGTGATGATCGCGATTGCCACGATACTGGCTGCTGGGATGCCCGCGACCCCAAAAGAAGTCATAAGTGCCAAGAGGACAACGGTGATTTGGGATGTTATACCAAATTCAAAAGCAGGATTGAGCGTTTGATAGAATTGGGCGATAAAGATGACGATAACACACTCGTACAGAGCGGTACCATTCATATTAATACTAGCACCTAAAGGAAGCGTAAAACTGCTGACACGATTGGAGACATTTGCAGTTTTTTCGCAGCACTCCATGGTAATCGGGAGCGTCGAGATGGAAGATGAGGTTGAGAAAGCGGTTAATAAAGCAGGTGCCATGGCACGGAAATGGAGCCAAGGTTTAATCCCTGCCAAGAACAAGAATATGGACATGACGATGAAGAAGTGAATGCCGAGACCCAGCAGCACCGTCATCGTAAACTTCATAATGGGGAGGAAAAGTTGGAAACCAAAGTCTATAAATTTGGGCGTGACGAGACCGAACACACCAATGGGGGCAAACAGCAGGATGAGGTCGGCGATGTTGAGCGTGACATCCTGCAAACTCTGCCAGAGCTTGACTTGGAACTCTCGCTGCTTTTCAGGAAGCCGCGTGACAAAATAGCCAAACAAGAGAGAGAAAAAGATAATACCGAGGATTTGGCTGTTATCACCAGCAGCATCGATGATATTAGACGGAATCATGCGGATGAAGACCTGGATAACCTCTTCGGCGCCGGTCTTGCCGAGCCTTTCCTCAAATTGACCAGGATCGCGAGCTTGAGCCAGCATAGCCTCTGCTGTAGCGGAGTCCACATGGCCGGGTTTCATGATATTAACTACAAGAAGACCTACTAAAACAGCTATGAGAGTACTTCCCACGTAATAAGCCACTGTTTTGAGACCCATGCGGCCGAAACTTTTCTCATTACCGATACCGATCATGCCGCCGATGATTGAAGCAACGATCAGAGGAACCACGATCATTTTCAGGGCGTTTAAGAAAACGGTACCCACGAAGTTACAAACCCCGATGACAGCGGTGCCAAAAAAGGCCTCACGCAAATCAAACGATCGGATAAAAATACTCAGTAAAAGCGCACAGGTAATGGAGATTAGAATCTGCCAATGTAATTTCAACTTCATGATAAAAAAATAACCTTTCTTCTAGTAATAAATTAAGCCCAAAGTTCCTGGTAGAAGGAACGATCGAGATCTGATAAAGCTTGGACGGTTTTATGGGCGTTAGCCAACGCATCTGCGAAATGAGTGGTCGCTACTCCGACAACCTTCATGCCTGCGGCGAGAGCTGCTTGTATACCAACAGGGGCGTCTTCAAAGACAACACAGTTTTTGGGATCGCGGTTAATTGCCATAGCGGCCTTTAAAAAGACCTGCGGATCCGGTTTGCCTCGATCAACATCGTCTGCCGAAACAATTGCGGTAAAGTATGAACGTAAATTCAACATATCGAGGGCGAGTTCAATATTCTTGCGTTCGGTAGAGGAGCCGATGGCGCAGGTAAAATTGGCCTCTTGAAGACACTCTAGCAAATCTTGTACGCCTGGCAAGCAATAAAGGCCAGTTTCCCCTAAAACCTCACGGTAGAGTTCTTCCTTACGTGTAGAAATACGGTGAATCTCGTCAGGGTCAGTTGTCCACTGGAGGAGATTGGGGATAATATCCGTATTTTTGCGACCAAAACCCTTATGAAAGTTGGCTGGGTTGAGGGTACGGGATTCTTCTTTGGCTAATCTTATCCAACTTTCTTTATGTTGGTTAATGGAATCTATAATAACTCCATCCCAATCAAAAATCGCTCCTAACAGCATTAAACGAACATGAGGGGAAAGGAACCGACTGGCAAGATTTTTCGTTAGTTGAAGCATTTTTAACTTCAGTATTATAGTGAAAATTTGTACCATATTGAGGAACAACATAAAACTTATGGCAATAAAACCGAAGATACGTGGATTTGTGTGCATTACATCACATCCGGAAGGTTGTGCGAAAAACGTGCAAGAGCAAATTGAATTTATACAGTCTAAACCTGCTATTAAAGATAAGCTGAATGTGCTTGTTATCGGGGCATCGACAGGGTATGGCTTAGCGAGCAGGATAGCTGCGGGCTTTGGCGCGCAAGCAAACACGGTCGGTGTTTTCTGGGAAAGACCTGCGAGTAACGGCCGCCCGGCATCCGCTGGCTGGTACAATTCCGTGGCATTTGAGAAGGCCGCGCAAGCGCAAGGGCTGTATGCTCAAAGCATCAATGGCGATGCGTACTCAGATGAAGTCAAAGACGAAGCCGTTGAGTTAATCAAAGAAAACATGGGCAAAGTGGATCTGGTTGTTTACAGCTTAGCTTCCCCTAGAAGAACGCACCCGAAGACAGGCGTTGTTTACAAGTCTGCGCTTAAGACCGTTGGCGAACCCTTCCATAGTAAGAATTTGGATACAGACAAGAAAGTCATCAACGAAGTGACCATTGAACCGGGCAATGAAGAAGACATTGAAGCTACGGTACAAGTTATGGGCGGTGAAGACTGGGAGATGTGGATGGATAGACTATCTCTAGAAGGTCTCCTAGCCGAAGGCGCACAGAGTGTAGCCTTTTCTTACATAGGGCCATCAGTAACCTGGCCAATCTATAAAGACGGTACGATTGGCAAAGCGAAGCAAGATTTAGAGCGTGCCGCGAAAGCCATTAACAAGAAATTGCAGGCGCTTCATGGCCATGCGTATGTTTCTGTTAATAAAGCGTTGGTAACACAAGCGAGCTCCGCCATTCCTGTCGTGCCGCTATACATCTCTCTTCTGTACAAAGTAATGAAAGAAAAGAATCTTCATGAAGGCTGTATTGAGCAGATGTACCGCTTACTGGCTGATCATTTGTATAACCCTAAGGGTCCTCAACTGGATGAAGCAGGGCGTATACGAGTTGATGATTGGGAGATGCGTGAAGACGTGCAAAAAGAAGTATTCTCTTTGTGGCCGATGGTGAGCACGGAGAATATCGATACGCTATCTGATTTCAAAGGGTATCAAGAAGAGTTCTTGAGGCTATTTGGGTTTGGACTCTCCGGAGTCGACTATGAAAAAGATGTCGAGCTAGAAGTTGATTTCCCGAATGAGCTCAAGAGCGTAAACATGTAAGGATTTAGCAGAAGAATTAACGGGTCTGGAGACGAATTTTATCCAGACCGTTTATTCTACAAAGATCCATTACCTGAGTGGTATATTTTAAAGCAGTGTCCTGATCTGAAACGATGAGGACGCTTTGTTTTTGTTTAGAGGAAGCATCCTTAATAAGCGCGGAGAGATCTTTTTCTCCTACAGCCACATCCTGAAAATAGTAGGTGCCCTGTTTATCAATACCAATCGTGAGCTGTTGGTTAGGCTGATTGCGACCCGCGGTTTCCATATCCGGCGGGGTAATATTGAGCACATTTTCATTACGAAACTGCATCGTTATCATAAAAAAGAAGATCAAGACGATGAGGACATCGACAAGCGGCACGATATTAACATCCGCGCTAGGCCTTTTTTTAAGCTGAAGCTTCATCTTCTTTAGAGAGATCTATGAGACGTTCCAAGGCAACACTGATCTGGGAAGTAAATTTGTCCACACGCCGGTAGAGATAGCGATTACCCACGATTGCGGGAATGGCGATCGAGAGACCGATGAGCGTTGTGGTGAGCGCAAGGGCTATCCCCTGCACAAAAGTACCCGGATCCGGCATGCCCGTTTCGAGAGAAATATTTGAAAAAACCTGAACCAAACCCGCAACCGTACCCAGAAGCCCGATCAAAGGGGCAGCTGAAATGATAATATCTAACACATACAAGCCACGCTCCATGTGCGTGACCTCGAGTTGGGCATAGGCCTTAAGGGCATCGGGATCCGGCCGGTTTTCTTTATAAAAACGAACCATACGACCAACCACGGAACAATCATCTGCATCACTAGAAGGGAGCCTACCCGCGATAAAAGCAGCCACGTAATTTTTAGGCATAACCCTGTTTGTCCGCAAAGAGAACAAACGCTCGACGATGATAAAAACAGCCAGGAGAGAACAAAGGCCAAGAGGGTAAATAAAAATGCCTGCGCCAGCGATAATATTCATAGTTGGTATACTAAGCGTTTACCGAAACAGAGGAAAGGGGAAAATTTTCAGAGTGCGCTTTTGCTCTGTGGGATTTATTCAAGGCTTGAGACAAGTCCGCTATCAAATCATCCGGGTGCTCGATGCCCGTAGAGATGCGAATAAGGTTTGACTGAATGCCCATTGCTTGACGCTTTTCCAGTGAAAGAACACTAAAAGACATAGCCCACGGCTGAGAAATGAGAGACGTTACGGAACCCAAGCTCATGGAGAGCTTAAAGAGCCTTAGCATTGAGAAAAATTGCTTGATATCGATTTGATCCTCATCGACCTCAAAAGAAAGCATGCCCCCGAAACTTTTTTGCTGCTTTGCCGCAATGTCGTGCCCCGGATGGGTTTTGAGACCTGGATAGTAGATTTGTTTAACAAAATCCAGGTGAGACAGAAAATCGACCAAAGCTTGCGCGTTACGCTCATGTGCCTTGAGACGGTGAGGTAATGTTTTTAAACCACGCAGAACCATCCAAGACTCCATAGGGCTGCTGCTGATACCGAGCAGATTTCTCCAACGAGCGATTTCATTAGCGAGCTCCTGTGTACGAGCGATAACGATTCCACTAAGAACATCCCCATGGCCGCTAATGTACTTGCTACTCGAGTAGACAACCAGATCAACCCCCATTTGCATAGGACTTTGCCAGAGCGGCGTCATAAAAGTATTATCGATACCCGTTAAGAGACCGTGCTCTTGGGCGATTTTAACGATTGACGGGATATCTACGATACGAAGCAAAGGGTTGCTAGGCGTTTCCATCCAAATGAGCTTGGTATTCGGCTTAACAGCACGGCGAACCTCACCGGAATCGTAGAGACTTACAAAACTTGCCTCTATGTTGAACTTAGAAAAGTACTCTGTTAGCAGCCTGTAGGTACCACAGTAGAGGTCATTAGCCGCGATCACGTGGTCACCCGCCTTGAGCAAAGACATGGCTAAAAAGATGGCCGTGGTGCCCCCTCCCGTAGCGAAAGCGCCCGCGCCGCCTTCCAGGGCGTTTAGGTTATCCTCTAAAGCATTCCGCGTGGGGTTACTGACACGTGTGTAGTGGTGCTCTGGGAGGCTATCCGGGGAGTCGAATTCGAAGCTGATGGTTTGGTAAATAGGTGTGCTGACTGAGTGGTACGCGGAATCCTGCCCTACCCCCTCGTGTACAACAGATGTTTCTGGATGAAGATTGTTTCCCATAATAAAGTGATACCCCGAGGATAAAGCTTATTTGGGAAACAGGGAGAAGGCAAGCTTATGGTAGGCAGTTTTGTAGAATAAAAATAACCCTGGGTTATCTACGCCCTTTTATGGTTAATATACCGTTGGCTCACTTCCCATTTCTAACAGGGAAGAGACGAGGCCATTTTCATGCAAGCACAGTTCGAATATTTTGGCACCATCAAACAGACCGTAGCCAAAATGGATGCGTATATTATTCTTACCCAGGAACT
This is a stretch of genomic DNA from Verrucomicrobia bacterium CG1_02_43_26. It encodes these proteins:
- a CDS encoding trans-2-enoyl-CoA reductase (enzyme from Treponema denticola exhibits NADH-dependent trans-2-enoyl-CoA reductase activity) — translated: MAIKPKIRGFVCITSHPEGCAKNVQEQIEFIQSKPAIKDKLNVLVIGASTGYGLASRIAAGFGAQANTVGVFWERPASNGRPASAGWYNSVAFEKAAQAQGLYAQSINGDAYSDEVKDEAVELIKENMGKVDLVVYSLASPRRTHPKTGVVYKSALKTVGEPFHSKNLDTDKKVINEVTIEPGNEEDIEATVQVMGGEDWEMWMDRLSLEGLLAEGAQSVAFSYIGPSVTWPIYKDGTIGKAKQDLERAAKAINKKLQALHGHAYVSVNKALVTQASSAIPVVPLYISLLYKVMKEKNLHEGCIEQMYRLLADHLYNPKGPQLDEAGRIRVDDWEMREDVQKEVFSLWPMVSTENIDTLSDFKGYQEEFLRLFGFGLSGVDYEKDVELEVDFPNELKSVNM
- a CDS encoding dicarboxylate/amino acid:cation symporter — encoded protein: MKLHWQILISITCALLLSIFIRSFDLREAFFGTAVIGVCNFVGTVFLNALKMIVVPLIVASIIGGMIGIGNEKSFGRMGLKTVAYYVGSTLIAVLVGLLVVNIMKPGHVDSATAEAMLAQARDPGQFEERLGKTGAEEVIQVFIRMIPSNIIDAAGDNSQILGIIFFSLLFGYFVTRLPEKQREFQVKLWQSLQDVTLNIADLILLFAPIGVFGLVTPKFIDFGFQLFLPIMKFTMTVLLGLGIHFFIVMSIFLFLAGIKPWLHFRAMAPALLTAFSTSSSISTLPITMECCEKTANVSNRVSSFTLPLGASINMNGTALYECVIVIFIAQFYQTLNPAFEFGITSQITVVLLALMTSFGVAGIPAASIVAIAIITGVVGLPFEYVGIVLVVDRILDMCRSVVNIFSDSVGAVVIGKSEGETEIYKKERPLSIHL